In a genomic window of Chryseobacterium sp. G0162:
- a CDS encoding 1,4-dihydroxy-2-naphthoyl-CoA synthase, giving the protein MIEWKTAKEYEDITYKKCNGVARIAFNRPEVRNAFRPKTTSELYDAFYDASEDPSIGVVLLSGEGPSPKDGGWAFCSGGDQKARGDQGYVGEDGRHRLNILEVQRLIRFMPKVVIAVVPGWAVGGGHSLHVVCDLTLASEEHAIFKQTDADVTSFDGGYGSAYLAKMVGQKKAREIFFLGRNYSAQEAFEMGMVNKVVPHAELEDTAYEWAQEILGKSPMSIRMLKFAMNLTDDGMVGQQVFAGEATRLAYMTEEAKEGRNAFLEKRKPNFGEDQWIS; this is encoded by the coding sequence ATGATCGAGTGGAAAACCGCTAAGGAATACGAAGATATTACCTATAAAAAATGTAATGGTGTAGCGAGAATTGCTTTTAACAGACCGGAAGTACGTAATGCATTCAGACCAAAGACAACCTCAGAATTATATGATGCCTTTTATGACGCCTCTGAAGACCCTTCAATAGGTGTTGTTTTGCTTTCAGGAGAAGGACCAAGTCCGAAAGACGGCGGTTGGGCTTTCTGTAGTGGAGGAGATCAGAAAGCAAGAGGAGACCAGGGGTATGTTGGAGAAGATGGAAGACATCGTTTAAATATTCTGGAAGTTCAGCGTTTGATCCGATTCATGCCGAAAGTGGTAATTGCAGTAGTTCCGGGATGGGCTGTTGGAGGTGGACATTCACTTCATGTAGTATGTGACTTAACTTTAGCGAGTGAAGAGCATGCTATTTTCAAGCAAACTGATGCTGATGTGACAAGTTTTGATGGTGGTTACGGATCGGCTTACCTGGCAAAAATGGTTGGACAGAAAAAAGCCCGTGAAATATTCTTTTTAGGACGAAATTATTCCGCCCAGGAAGCATTTGAAATGGGAATGGTAAACAAAGTAGTTCCTCATGCAGAATTAGAAGATACAGCTTATGAATGGGCTCAGGAAATCTTAGGAAAATCCCCAATGTCTATCAGAATGCTGAAATTTGCAATGAACCTTACCGATGACGGAATGGTTGGACAGCAGGTGTTTGCAGGAGAGGCAACCCGTTTAGCTTATATGACCGAAGAAGCTAAGGAAGGAAGAAATGCGTTTCTTGAAAAAAGAAAACCGAATTTCGGAGAAGATCAATGGATATCATAA
- a CDS encoding SRPBCC family protein — translation MSSNVYVEAQMLIRKPIEDVFEAFINPEVTTNFWFTKSTGKLEEGKTVTWEWEMYGVKNVVNVHQIISNQLIKTEWGEPSVHVDYEFKTMENGTLVVIKSYGFSQTGEDLLRQINDNTGGFTTVLDGCKAYLEHGINLRLIEDKFPSK, via the coding sequence ATGAGTTCCAATGTCTATGTTGAAGCGCAAATGCTTATCAGAAAACCGATTGAAGATGTTTTTGAAGCATTTATCAATCCTGAAGTAACTACTAATTTCTGGTTTACCAAATCTACCGGAAAATTAGAAGAAGGAAAAACGGTAACCTGGGAGTGGGAAATGTATGGTGTGAAAAACGTGGTAAACGTGCATCAGATTATTTCGAACCAACTGATTAAAACAGAATGGGGAGAGCCTTCAGTACATGTAGACTATGAGTTTAAAACCATGGAAAACGGAACTCTTGTTGTGATTAAAAGCTATGGATTCAGCCAGACGGGTGAAGATCTCCTAAGACAGATTAACGACAATACAGGTGGTTTTACGACGGTTTTAGACGGTTGCAAAGCTTATCTGGAACATGGAATTAATTTGAGGCTTATTGAAGATAAGTTCCCATCGAAATAA
- a CDS encoding DUF4199 domain-containing protein, giving the protein MTKSPSTLGIILFIATMIVFFVVYTFFSGINYFDISLKANAFVLPVLYAGAAFWSVKIYWNNHRVVTFREAFKRAFVPMFIGGILSIFSIYAFLNFADTDAKKLLNYQYVQRQKSELDTEYTSARKILKHQKDIEELDQKYNERLQSFSPEAVKGKDMLTASHFSGYFAAILIFYVVLSVFFGAFFRTRSIYQPEETNQD; this is encoded by the coding sequence ATGACGAAAAGTCCATCAACACTAGGAATTATACTTTTTATCGCTACAATGATCGTTTTTTTTGTAGTGTACACTTTTTTTTCAGGAATCAATTATTTTGATATCTCACTGAAAGCTAATGCTTTCGTATTGCCTGTTCTGTATGCAGGAGCTGCATTCTGGTCTGTAAAAATCTATTGGAACAACCATAGAGTGGTCACTTTTAGGGAAGCTTTCAAAAGAGCATTCGTTCCGATGTTCATCGGAGGAATTCTTTCGATTTTCAGTATTTATGCTTTTTTAAACTTTGCAGATACCGATGCAAAAAAGCTCTTGAACTATCAATATGTTCAAAGACAGAAGTCGGAATTGGATACAGAATATACCTCTGCGAGAAAAATTTTAAAGCATCAGAAAGATATTGAAGAGCTGGATCAGAAGTATAATGAGAGGCTTCAGAGCTTCAGTCCGGAAGCTGTAAAAGGAAAAGATATGCTTACCGCAAGTCATTTTTCAGGATATTTTGCAGCAATTCTTATATTTTACGTAGTTTTGTCGGTGTTTTTCGGAGCATTTTTCAGAACAAGAAGTATCTATCAGCCCGAAGAAACAAATCAAGACTAA
- a CDS encoding pyridoxal phosphate-dependent aminotransferase — MKVSKLAANLIGSEIVKIGNEVNDLKAKGAQIANLTIGDLNSNIYPIPALLKEEIQKAYQNNLTNYPPANGLLSLRKEVSKDLKNRWNLDYSPNDILITAGSRPLIYAVYKTIVDEGDKVIYPTPSWNNNHYAYLTSANAIEVKTKPETNFLPTADDLRPHLEGAVLLALCSPLNPTGTMFTREQLSEICELVIAENKKRGADEKPLYLMYDQIYSNLTFGAEHVDPVSLFPEMKEYTVYIDGISKCLAATGVRVGWGFGPAHIIDKMKALLTHVGAWAPKPEQEATAKFYENPENVNVFVEDFKGKLEESLKVLHGGVQDLKGKGLAVDSIEPMGALYLTIKLDYIGKTKPDGAVIENSSDLVFYLINEAGVALVPFSAFGEDKSEPWFRASVGGLAVDEIKVMLPKLETALNNLK, encoded by the coding sequence GTGAAAGTTTCAAAATTAGCAGCGAACCTGATCGGTTCTGAAATTGTAAAAATTGGTAACGAAGTAAATGATCTAAAAGCAAAAGGTGCACAAATTGCCAATCTTACTATTGGTGACCTGAATTCTAATATCTATCCTATTCCAGCATTGCTGAAGGAAGAAATTCAGAAAGCCTATCAGAATAACCTGACAAACTATCCACCTGCCAACGGACTTTTATCTTTAAGAAAAGAGGTATCCAAGGATTTAAAAAATAGATGGAACCTGGACTATTCTCCTAATGATATTTTGATTACGGCTGGATCAAGACCTTTGATCTATGCAGTATACAAAACCATTGTAGATGAAGGAGATAAAGTAATATATCCTACACCATCATGGAATAACAACCATTATGCTTACCTTACTTCTGCCAATGCTATAGAAGTAAAAACAAAGCCTGAAACCAATTTCCTTCCTACAGCAGATGATTTAAGACCTCATTTGGAGGGAGCTGTTTTGTTAGCCCTTTGCTCACCATTGAATCCAACAGGAACAATGTTCACAAGAGAGCAACTTTCAGAAATTTGTGAATTGGTAATTGCTGAAAACAAGAAAAGAGGAGCAGACGAAAAACCGTTATACCTTATGTATGACCAAATCTATTCTAACCTTACATTTGGTGCAGAACACGTAGATCCGGTTTCTCTTTTCCCTGAAATGAAGGAATATACTGTATATATTGATGGAATTTCAAAATGTTTGGCTGCTACAGGAGTACGTGTAGGATGGGGATTCGGTCCTGCACACATTATTGATAAAATGAAGGCTCTTCTTACGCACGTTGGAGCTTGGGCGCCAAAACCAGAGCAGGAAGCTACAGCAAAATTCTATGAAAATCCTGAAAATGTAAACGTATTCGTAGAAGATTTCAAAGGAAAACTTGAAGAAAGTTTAAAAGTTCTTCACGGAGGAGTTCAGGATCTGAAAGGAAAAGGTTTAGCGGTAGACAGTATCGAACCGATGGGTGCTCTTTATCTTACCATTAAATTAGATTATATAGGAAAAACAAAACCGGATGGAGCGGTAATTGAAAACTCTTCTGATCTTGTATTCTACCTAATCAATGAAGCAGGGGTAGCTTTAGTACCATTCTCAGCTTTCGGAGAAGATAAATCAGAGCCTTGGTTCCGTGCTTCCGTTGGAGGATTAGCTGTTGATGAGATCAAAGTAATGCTTCCGAAATTGGAAACAGCTTTGAATAACTTGAAGTAA
- a CDS encoding tetratricopeptide repeat protein has translation MKKLILGMAIVASAFVFGQKGDVNAKLQAANKAAMDAYNAKNYTAAAPKFVEVYDLLKANGQDNKIYMYYSGLSHALANESDPAIKIYTDLINSGFTGVETTYTAKEKKSGNVVNLDKATWELMKKNSDYSDFKTEQSAGVEVDLYETLSLLLLNAKKSNEALVIIEKGLAKYPNNAKLKESQTTAYLQSGNMDKFVTNLKEQLAKNPNDATNWYNLGVMQAKTPATVNDALESFKKAIELKPDFANAYQNLVYTTIGDDSKIVADINALRKDKPDEATKLIDARRERFAKALPFAESWYKADPKNIDAVSTLKEIYVVTKNMDKVKEMKAKEAELSAAAK, from the coding sequence ATGAAGAAACTAATTTTAGGTATGGCGATCGTAGCATCTGCTTTTGTTTTTGGGCAGAAAGGAGATGTAAATGCTAAGCTTCAGGCTGCTAACAAAGCTGCTATGGATGCATATAATGCAAAAAATTATACAGCTGCAGCACCTAAGTTTGTAGAAGTTTACGACTTATTGAAAGCGAATGGTCAGGATAATAAGATATATATGTATTATTCAGGACTTAGTCATGCATTAGCTAACGAAAGTGATCCGGCTATTAAAATATACACAGACCTTATAAATTCCGGATTTACAGGAGTAGAAACAACTTATACTGCTAAAGAAAAGAAAAGCGGAAATGTAGTAAACTTGGATAAAGCTACTTGGGAGCTTATGAAAAAGAATTCTGATTATTCTGATTTCAAAACTGAGCAGTCCGCAGGAGTAGAAGTAGATTTATATGAAACTTTATCTTTATTGCTTCTTAATGCTAAAAAATCAAATGAAGCTCTTGTAATCATTGAAAAAGGATTGGCTAAATATCCTAACAATGCCAAGTTGAAAGAAAGTCAGACAACGGCTTATCTTCAATCTGGAAACATGGATAAATTTGTTACTAATTTGAAAGAACAATTAGCGAAGAATCCTAATGATGCAACCAACTGGTATAACCTTGGAGTAATGCAGGCAAAAACTCCGGCTACAGTTAATGATGCTTTAGAATCATTCAAAAAAGCAATTGAACTTAAACCTGATTTTGCAAACGCTTATCAGAACCTTGTATATACTACCATTGGAGATGACTCTAAAATTGTAGCCGATATCAATGCGCTGAGAAAGGACAAGCCGGATGAAGCTACTAAATTAATTGATGCAAGAAGAGAAAGATTTGCAAAAGCTTTACCATTTGCAGAAAGCTGGTATAAAGCAGATCCTAAGAATATTGATGCAGTTAGTACACTAAAGGAAATTTATGTAGTAACTAAAAATATGGATAAAGTTAAAGAAATGAAAGCTAAAGAAGCTGAGCTAAGCGCAGCAGCGAAGTAA
- the menA gene encoding 1,4-dihydroxy-2-naphthoate octaprenyltransferase, translated as MTDWIKAARLRTLPLSLSGIIMGAFIAKWRLYREGGTWDWKIFALALLVTLLYQILSNYANDYGDGVKGTDAKRINEAEARAVASGKITAKQMKNAVILFSALSFVATIALLYVAFIPNYMNEFYIFIGLGVACILAAIGYTVGKKPYGYMGLGDIFVFIFFGLVSVCGSYFLFTKTFSWDMLLPGTAVGMMSMAVLNLNNMRDIESDKLSGKNSFALRIGFKNAMIYEMILLQLPLVLILIFLGVNGFIQQQNYYVFIVMILLFPLAKLRRNIMSVKEPKELDQYLKQVGIMTFVMAILTAAGLNLFN; from the coding sequence ATGACTGATTGGATAAAAGCCGCAAGGCTAAGAACTTTACCGCTGTCATTAAGCGGGATTATTATGGGAGCTTTCATTGCCAAATGGAGGTTATACAGAGAAGGCGGAACCTGGGATTGGAAAATTTTTGCATTAGCCCTTTTGGTAACCCTTTTATATCAGATTTTATCAAACTATGCCAACGATTATGGCGATGGGGTAAAAGGAACTGATGCAAAGAGAATCAATGAAGCAGAGGCAAGAGCTGTAGCCTCAGGAAAAATTACAGCAAAGCAGATGAAAAATGCTGTTATTCTTTTTTCGGCGTTATCATTTGTTGCTACAATTGCGTTGTTGTATGTGGCTTTCATTCCAAACTATATGAATGAATTCTATATTTTTATAGGTTTGGGAGTAGCATGTATTTTGGCTGCAATCGGATATACAGTAGGGAAGAAGCCTTACGGATATATGGGATTGGGAGATATTTTTGTATTTATCTTCTTTGGATTGGTTTCCGTATGCGGAAGTTATTTCCTGTTTACAAAAACATTTAGCTGGGATATGCTGTTACCGGGAACTGCAGTAGGAATGATGAGTATGGCTGTTCTGAACCTTAACAATATGAGAGATATCGAAAGTGATAAGCTATCAGGAAAGAATAGTTTCGCATTAAGAATCGGATTCAAAAATGCAATGATCTATGAAATGATCCTTTTACAGCTTCCATTGGTACTCATCCTTATCTTTTTAGGAGTAAACGGATTTATACAACAGCAAAATTACTATGTATTCATTGTAATGATCCTATTGTTTCCATTAGCAAAACTGAGAAGAAATATCATGTCGGTAAAAGAGCCGAAAGAATTAGATCAATATTTAAAGCAGGTTGGAATTATGACGTTTGTAATGGCTATTCTTACAGCTGCCGGACTTAATTTATTTAACTAA
- a CDS encoding glycosyltransferase family 2 protein, translated as MNLSIVIPLLNEEDSLEELFSRIDKVCQTNSLSYEIWFVDDGSTDLSWSIIENLKVQYPQIHAIKFSRNYGKSQALHAAFERTNGDVVITMDADLQDFPEEIPELYNMVIHDNYDIVSGWKKKRFDNVMTKNIPSKLFNAAARKVSGVYLHDFNCGLKAYKRQVVKSVDVYGDMHRYIPVLAANAGFRRITEKEVQHQARPYGTSKFGTERFVRGFLDLVTLWFVSRFGGRPMHFFGAVGTVMFIFGFLSALWLGVSKLIDVARGIYGHLITNNPWFYIALTMMIMGTLLFVAGFLGEMIIRTNREHKNYNIDEVI; from the coding sequence ATGAACTTATCTATAGTTATTCCGTTACTGAACGAAGAAGACTCTCTGGAAGAGCTTTTTTCAAGGATTGATAAAGTCTGCCAAACCAATAGCTTATCTTACGAGATCTGGTTTGTGGACGATGGAAGTACGGATTTATCGTGGAGTATTATTGAGAACTTAAAAGTACAGTACCCTCAAATCCACGCGATTAAATTTTCCCGAAATTATGGGAAATCACAGGCTCTTCATGCCGCTTTTGAAAGAACAAACGGAGATGTGGTAATTACCATGGATGCAGACTTACAGGATTTTCCGGAAGAGATTCCGGAACTGTACAATATGGTGATTCATGATAATTACGATATTGTTTCCGGTTGGAAAAAGAAACGTTTTGATAATGTAATGACGAAAAATATTCCGTCAAAACTATTCAACGCAGCGGCAAGAAAAGTTTCAGGAGTTTATCTTCACGATTTCAACTGTGGTTTGAAAGCTTACAAAAGACAAGTGGTAAAATCTGTAGATGTATATGGAGACATGCATCGTTACATTCCGGTATTGGCTGCCAATGCAGGATTCAGAAGAATTACGGAAAAAGAGGTACAGCATCAGGCAAGACCTTACGGAACTTCAAAATTCGGAACGGAAAGATTTGTTAGAGGATTTTTAGATCTGGTAACTCTTTGGTTTGTAAGTCGTTTTGGAGGAAGGCCTATGCATTTTTTCGGAGCGGTAGGAACCGTGATGTTCATCTTTGGTTTCCTTTCAGCACTGTGGCTGGGAGTATCCAAACTGATTGATGTAGCCAGAGGAATTTATGGCCACTTAATCACTAATAATCCTTGGTTCTACATTGCTTTAACCATGATGATTATGGGAACGTTATTGTTTGTAGCGGGATTCCTGGGAGAAATGATTATCAGGACAAATCGTGAGCATAAGAATTATAATATTGATGAAGTGATATAG
- a CDS encoding phospho-sugar mutase gives MNTLEKAKLWLSETFDEETRKAVQALIDSNSPDLEDSFYRELEFGTGGMRGIMGVGTNRLNKYTLGQATQGLANYMLEQFKGEEIKVAIAYDVRHNSKEFGKLVADVLTANGIKVLLFKDHRPTPELSFTVRDKKCNGGIVLTASHNPPEYNGYKVYWNDGAQIVPPNDEAIIKEVYSVKFEEIKFNGNDDLIEWIGEEQDDVYIDACIENSTYQNEGKENLNIVFTSIHGTTYTTIPKALAKAGFKKVDLVKEQMIPSGNFPTVDSPNPEEPAALEMAMDLAKITNADIVIGTDPDGDRLGIAVRNLEGEMQLLNGNQTNTILTYYILNEWRKQGRITGKEFIGSTIVTSDIFYDIAQKFGVECKVGLTGFKWIGKMIREAEGTQKFVCGGEESFGFMTGDFVRDKDSCGSILLACEIAAWCKANGKTMYQYMIEIYEDLGMYFEGLINIVRKGRQGAEEIQNMMKDFRENPPKELAGSLVEEVKDFKEQTSLTISTGEKKVMNEIPQSNVLIYYTQDGTKVCVRPSGTEPKIKFYVSVKDAISSEADFKDKLKSLEAKIQAVKTDLKLD, from the coding sequence ATGAACACATTAGAAAAAGCGAAACTTTGGTTAAGTGAGACCTTCGATGAAGAAACGAGAAAGGCAGTACAGGCATTAATCGACAGCAATTCCCCGGATCTGGAAGATTCTTTTTACAGAGAATTGGAATTCGGAACAGGAGGTATGCGTGGAATTATGGGAGTAGGAACCAACCGCTTAAATAAATATACGCTAGGACAGGCGACTCAGGGATTGGCTAATTATATGTTGGAACAGTTCAAGGGAGAGGAAATTAAAGTAGCCATTGCCTATGATGTTCGCCATAATTCAAAAGAATTCGGAAAACTGGTAGCAGATGTTTTAACGGCAAACGGAATTAAAGTATTGCTTTTCAAAGATCACAGACCCACTCCTGAACTTTCTTTTACGGTTCGTGATAAAAAATGTAACGGAGGAATCGTTTTAACGGCTTCTCACAATCCACCTGAATATAATGGTTACAAAGTATATTGGAATGACGGTGCACAAATTGTACCGCCAAACGATGAAGCGATCATCAAAGAAGTATATTCTGTAAAATTTGAAGAAATCAAATTCAACGGGAATGATGATCTGATTGAATGGATCGGAGAGGAGCAGGATGATGTTTACATTGATGCATGTATTGAAAATTCTACGTACCAGAATGAAGGAAAAGAAAACTTAAATATTGTTTTCACTTCTATTCATGGGACCACTTATACTACGATTCCTAAAGCGCTGGCAAAAGCAGGTTTCAAAAAAGTAGATCTTGTTAAAGAGCAGATGATCCCAAGTGGGAATTTCCCAACTGTAGACTCTCCAAACCCGGAAGAACCTGCTGCGTTGGAAATGGCAATGGATCTGGCAAAAATAACCAATGCGGATATCGTTATCGGAACAGACCCGGATGGTGACAGATTAGGAATTGCTGTAAGAAACCTTGAGGGTGAAATGCAGTTATTGAATGGAAACCAAACCAATACTATCCTTACTTATTACATTCTGAACGAATGGAGAAAGCAGGGAAGAATTACAGGTAAAGAATTCATCGGTTCAACAATAGTAACTTCTGATATTTTCTATGATATTGCCCAAAAATTTGGTGTTGAATGCAAAGTGGGTCTTACAGGATTCAAATGGATCGGAAAAATGATCCGTGAAGCTGAAGGAACTCAGAAATTTGTGTGCGGTGGAGAAGAAAGTTTCGGATTTATGACTGGAGATTTTGTTCGTGATAAAGACTCTTGTGGAAGTATCCTTTTGGCTTGTGAAATTGCTGCTTGGTGTAAAGCTAACGGTAAAACAATGTATCAGTACATGATCGAAATCTATGAAGATCTGGGGATGTACTTTGAAGGATTAATCAATATTGTTAGAAAGGGAAGACAAGGTGCTGAAGAAATTCAGAATATGATGAAAGACTTCCGTGAAAATCCACCAAAAGAATTGGCTGGCTCATTAGTGGAAGAAGTAAAAGATTTCAAAGAGCAGACAAGTCTTACCATTTCTACAGGAGAGAAAAAAGTAATGAACGAAATTCCACAATCTAACGTATTGATTTACTATACACAAGATGGAACAAAGGTTTGCGTAAGACCTTCAGGAACAGAACCAAAAATTAAATTCTATGTTTCAGTAAAAGATGCCATCTCTTCTGAAGCAGACTTTAAAGATAAACTGAAATCATTAGAAGCTAAAATTCAGGCCGTTAAAACAGACTTAAAGCTGGATTAA
- a CDS encoding phosphatase PAP2 family protein, with the protein MKKLRFLLLPMSILVCSQEVDTLQVKELSPVPDLPKVQTYTLKDGSVRTYPKPKLLDFVTKLPRNFIDTNKDFVAKDHAYYLGGAVASTLILLPFDQKLIDNSRELGERWGMDKDNNYTKLGGVFKIPKDIGSTLYLIGNGSTLVFLGIGFGAYGLIKNDYRAQATASGLMESLILSGVFTQTIKRITGRESPFIAEENGNKGGAWNPFPSFSAFGKYTSNYDAMPSGHLTTFMAGITVIADNYPDARWIKPVGYTLAGALCFQMMQSKVHWASDYPLALLMGYFIGKTISKSRYTTSEGTIGKTKYKFDLMASRQWEYNMVGVKLSF; encoded by the coding sequence ATGAAAAAATTGAGATTTTTGCTGCTGCCAATGTCTATACTGGTATGTTCGCAAGAAGTAGATACGTTACAGGTAAAGGAACTGTCGCCAGTACCAGACTTACCTAAAGTACAAACTTACACTCTGAAAGACGGTTCTGTCAGAACATATCCAAAACCTAAACTTCTGGATTTTGTAACCAAGCTTCCGCGAAATTTTATTGATACCAATAAAGATTTTGTAGCAAAAGATCATGCCTACTATTTAGGAGGTGCCGTTGCTTCAACACTGATCCTTTTGCCTTTTGATCAGAAACTCATCGATAACTCAAGAGAGTTGGGTGAAAGATGGGGTATGGATAAAGATAACAACTATACCAAATTGGGTGGTGTTTTCAAAATTCCTAAAGATATCGGATCTACATTGTATCTTATAGGAAATGGATCTACATTAGTATTTCTTGGAATCGGTTTCGGAGCCTATGGTTTAATTAAAAATGATTACAGAGCACAGGCAACAGCGAGTGGATTAATGGAAAGTTTAATTCTTTCCGGAGTTTTCACCCAAACGATCAAAAGAATCACCGGAAGAGAAAGTCCGTTTATTGCGGAAGAAAACGGAAATAAAGGAGGGGCATGGAATCCGTTCCCAAGTTTTTCAGCATTTGGAAAATATACTTCTAATTATGATGCTATGCCATCCGGACACTTAACAACCTTTATGGCTGGGATCACCGTTATTGCAGACAATTATCCGGATGCTCGATGGATAAAACCTGTAGGGTATACATTAGCCGGAGCTTTATGTTTTCAGATGATGCAAAGTAAAGTTCACTGGGCATCAGATTATCCTTTAGCATTATTAATGGGATATTTTATTGGAAAAACCATATCAAAAAGCAGGTATACAACCTCAGAAGGAACAATAGGAAAAACAAAATATAAATTTGACCTTATGGCATCCCGCCAATGGGAATACAATATGGTAGGCGTAAAGCTATCTTTTTAA
- a CDS encoding GIN domain-containing protein, with the protein MKKVLYTLMLVAVVSCGKVSPKGNIEKKDVDVPEFVNLDLTGKFRVFYAKGPKNFVEIETYPNVASNLDVDVKDKTLIIKEKRGTKGVDFYNVTIYSKYNLEKVAVSDSVEVNISSEIKTDNFRLNMKNNASFMGFVNTRRAEVEMHNRSRANFLGLSKDAVIKISDTASLIAPYWKITNLNIDSKNGNYAEVNVKDSLKGNIQNTAKFIYYNDPIRAFKIEKTTKVENKKLD; encoded by the coding sequence ATGAAAAAAGTACTATACACATTGATGTTGGTTGCAGTAGTTTCTTGTGGAAAAGTATCTCCAAAAGGAAATATTGAGAAGAAAGATGTGGATGTTCCGGAATTTGTAAATCTGGATCTGACCGGTAAGTTCCGTGTATTTTATGCCAAAGGCCCGAAAAACTTCGTGGAAATAGAAACCTATCCCAACGTAGCGAGTAATCTGGATGTAGATGTAAAAGACAAAACCCTTATTATTAAGGAAAAAAGAGGAACAAAAGGTGTAGATTTTTACAATGTAACCATCTATTCAAAATATAATCTTGAGAAAGTAGCCGTTTCTGACTCAGTAGAAGTGAATATTTCAAGTGAAATTAAAACAGATAATTTCAGACTGAATATGAAAAATAATGCAAGCTTCATGGGATTTGTCAACACAAGAAGAGCAGAGGTAGAAATGCATAACAGAAGCCGTGCTAACTTTTTAGGATTATCCAAAGATGCTGTGATAAAAATTTCCGATACTGCAAGTCTAATTGCTCCTTATTGGAAAATTACCAATCTGAATATCGATTCCAAAAATGGAAACTATGCTGAAGTGAATGTAAAAGACTCTTTGAAAGGAAATATTCAGAATACAGCAAAATTTATTTACTATAATGATCCGATCAGAGCATTTAAAATAGAGAAAACAACAAAAGTTGAGAATAAGAAATTAGATTAG
- a CDS encoding metal-dependent hydrolase, whose translation MKIQFLGQNCFLFTYKDKTILSDPFYNYKKAESGFDIAAQKIDYILLTHAHGDHIADVAEVLQHYPEATVIGVPEVCGYFTQAKNKDDVNLGGSAKIDDLKISMVPAHHTSSFPDGSYGGVPVGYIFRLPEGKNVYLAGDTGVMADMELFPRLYGNIDLSILPIGSHYTMCPRKASFAAAELLKTPKVIGCHFDTFPAIEINHESALKHFADKNVELVLPKLGETFEF comes from the coding sequence ATGAAAATACAATTTTTAGGGCAAAATTGTTTTCTGTTCACCTACAAGGACAAAACAATTTTAAGTGACCCTTTCTACAACTACAAAAAAGCGGAATCAGGTTTTGATATTGCCGCTCAAAAAATCGACTACATCCTGTTGACCCATGCCCATGGAGACCATATTGCAGATGTAGCAGAAGTATTACAGCATTATCCTGAAGCAACCGTAATTGGAGTGCCGGAAGTATGTGGATATTTTACACAAGCTAAAAATAAAGATGATGTGAACTTAGGAGGATCGGCAAAAATCGACGATCTTAAAATTTCTATGGTTCCGGCTCATCATACAAGTTCTTTCCCAGATGGGAGCTATGGTGGTGTTCCTGTAGGCTATATTTTCAGATTACCTGAAGGTAAGAATGTGTATTTAGCTGGAGATACAGGTGTAATGGCAGATATGGAGCTATTCCCAAGATTATACGGGAATATTGATCTTTCTATCCTTCCAATCGGGAGCCATTATACAATGTGCCCAAGAAAAGCATCTTTTGCCGCAGCAGAATTATTAAAGACTCCAAAAGTAATCGGATGTCACTTTGATACGTTTCCAGCTATTGAGATCAATCATGAAAGTGCATTAAAGCATTTCGCTGATAAAAATGTAGAACTTGTTTTACCAAAATTAGGAGAAACGTTCGAATTTTAA